GGATCAGCTTTCTAACTATTTGGTACGCAGCAGTACTAACCGCCAAGCAGACACGTTAAGTGAACAAGACCTGCTATTGCGCCCCGAAGTTGGGGATATGGAAACGACCCAGTTTGATCGCATGCCAGAAGCCTATCAAGAGGGGATACGCATTGCGATGGCACAGCAAGAGCGTTTGCAATCCCTTGCTTTAAGCAGCGCCGATTATCAGAAGTATGTTGATGCCAAACAAGAGGCGCGTAAGCAGCTTCAGTATGGTGATAACACCTTAGTTGATAAGATTGCCATCAACAACAATACCCACTACAGCGATGAGTTGCTGAAAAACCGCCTTAACATCGAAACCGGTCAAGTTTTATCCACTAAGCAACTTGAACAGAGTGTACAAGACCTGTATGCACTCGACCGTTTTGAACTCGTTAAATATCGTTATGCGCAAGAAGATGGTGAAAATACGGTTATCTTTGATGTGAATGAAAAATCATGGGGCCCCAACTACATGAATTTTCGTTTTTTCCTTGAAGATGATTTTAATACGGATAGCCAATACTCGATTGGCGTATCAACAAATTTCACCGACTTAAACCAGAATGGTGCAGAGTTAAGAACCAATCTTGAAGTCGGGACGGACAAACTGATTGAAGCAGAGTTCTACCGTCCATTTCTTTTTAATCAGAAGCTATTCACCACATTGGGTGCGGAATATAGTCGGCAAAAACGTAACGCACCGATTGATGGCTTTGAGTCAACCAGTCTTGAATCAACAAAGGATTTCTTACCGGTAAGTTATAACGAATGGGCGGTTGAGTGGGCGCTAGGTTACCAAGAAACATTATGGCGAGAGTTTAAGGTTGGCGTTCGCTATACAGAAGGTGACGCGTTGTTCTCTACGCTACCATCGTTGGGGGATGTATCGTTCACTCGACAAGGTGTGTTTGCGAACTATCGTATTGATACGCTTGATAACTACAGTTTGCCGACTCGAGGCGTTTATTTAGATTTGCGCTATTTAGTTTCTAAGGATAGAACGGAAGGAGAACCCAATTCGGTTTTTTCTGGTGAAGATAGTGATGTCTCGTACGAATTTGGCGCCAAGTTCTCTGCGGCAAAGAGTATTTCTCGCCATACTTTGGTCGCAAGCTTGGAGGGAGGGTTTGTTGAGAGCCAAAACTCCAGTTTGCCAACCGATCCGGAAGATATCGGTGGCTTTTTACAATTGTCGGGTATTCCACGTAATAGCCTGATTGGTAAAAACAAAGTGTTTGGTAGCCTAGTTTATCGCTATCGTTGGTTTGACAATGATTTCGGGGTCTTTACTTCGCCACTCTATCTGGGAGCATCGCTAGAATATGGTGGGGTTTGGTCTGATCCTGATGTCGGCTTGTCCGATGCACCTCTGTATACCGCAGGGTCGATATTTGCTGGGATTGACTCACCTATTGGGCCGATTATGTTTGCCTACGGGCGAACAGAAGATAACTTTGATTCGATCTATTTAATTGTCGGGACCTCATTTAAATAGTGAATCAGATTTGCTTTTTACACAAAACAATGCTTTGTACTCGGCAGAAATAGCAGATTAAGCATAGAACTTTAGTCTTAAGTTGTTGTGTTGGTCAAAATGATGAGATTTTAATTTATCGTTAAATTTGCTATTATGCCGCCCACAGTTTGGCCTCTCTGGCGCTGTTTATCAGTCAAAAACGAATGACAATATGGCAATGGAGAGCCAAGTTTCCAAGGATGTTTACTCCTCATGTTTATAACAAACATAAATCGGGGAGAAACCGCAATGAGAGGAAAAAGTCGTGCTTGAAGCCTACCGTAAACACGTCGCAGAGCGTGCTGCTGAAGGAGTTGTTCCGAAGCCTTTAGATGCTGAGCAAGTTGCTGGACTTGTTGAGTTATTAAAGAACCCACCACAAGGTGAAGAAGCGTGCATTCTTGACCTGTTAGAAAACCGAATTCCACCAGGTGTTGATGAAGCTGCTTATGTTAAAGCGGGTTTTTTGACCGCAGTTGCAAAAGGTGAAGTTGCTTCTCCGTTAGTGAGCCGTGAAAAAGCGGCCCAGTTACTAGGTACGATGCAAGGTGGTTACAACATTGCGCCGCTAGTTGAGTTGCTGGACGATGAGGCTTTAGCTCCAATTTCTGTCAAAGCGCTGTCTCATACCTTGCTGATGTTTGATGCTTTCTACGATGTTGAAGAGAAAGCGAAAGCTGGTAACTCGTATGCGAAACAGGTTTTGCAATCATGGGCGGATGCTGAGTGGTTTACTGCAAAAGAGAAAGTTGCGGAAAAAATTACGGTTAAAGTTTTCAAAGTCACTGGTGAAACCAACACTGATGACTTGTCTCCTGCGCCTGATGCTTGGTCGCGTCCTGATATTCCGGTTCACGCAAAAGCGATGCTTAAAATGGAACGTGAGGGCATTAATCCCGATGAACCGGGCAGCGTTGGTCCGATTACCCAAATTGAAGAACTGCAGAAAGAAGGCATTCCTCTCGCTTACGTTGGTGATGTAGTTGGTACGGGTTCTTCACGTAAGTCCGCAACCAACTCAGTGCTTTGGTTTATGGGAGAAGATATCCCATACGTGCCAAACAAACGCACTGGTGGTATCTGCTTGGGTGGTAAAATTGCGCCAATCTTCTATAACACAATGGAAGATTCAGGAGCCCTGCCAATTGAGCTAGACGTGCAAAATATGAATATGGGTGATGTGATTGATATCTACCCATACGAAGGTGTTGTGCGCAAGAACAACGAAGAAATTTCTAAGTTTGAACTGAGCAAAGTTCTGCTTGATGAAGTTCGCGCTGGTGGTCGTATTCCACTAATCATCGGGCGAGGCTTAACCAGTCGTGCACGTGCTTCACTAGGTCTAGAAGAAACGGATCTATTTGCTAAGCCAATTGACCCATCTGCGTCAACGAAAGGCTACACACTGGCACAAAAAATGGTTGGTAAAGCATGTGGCGTAGAAGGCGTACGTGCAGGTCAGTACTGTGAACCTAAGATGACGACAGTCGGCTCGCAAGATACAACCGGTCCAATGACGCGTGATGAGCTGAAAGATTTAGCCTGTCTTGGTTTCTCGGCAGACCTAGTAATGCAATCATTCTGTCACACCTCGGCATATCCAAAACCTGTCGATGTAAATACCCACCACACACTGCCTGACTTTATTATGAATCGTGGTGGTGTCTCATTGCGTCCGGGTGACGGTGTTATCCACTCATGGCTAAACCGTATGCTACTGCCTGATACAGTGGGTACGGGTGGCGA
This is a stretch of genomic DNA from Vibrio panuliri. It encodes these proteins:
- a CDS encoding patatin-like phospholipase family protein codes for the protein MAFVSTGVMAATSNTPESRPKVALVLAGGGAKGAAHIGVLKALEQMRIPVDYITGTSMGAYVGGLYATGMSADEIEAFIVSVDWNSGYRDRVDRSERRVRDKEYEDRYQLTTDIGFDLTGIKGMRGVVRGQGMLQILRETTGNLPAFDSFDDLAIPYRSVATDIIKLEPVVIDHGYIVDAMMASMSVPGALPPYRIGERLLVDGGVTNNMPVDVARELGADVVIAVDISTDYKEEEDFTDLFTVADQLSNYLVRSSTNRQADTLSEQDLLLRPEVGDMETTQFDRMPEAYQEGIRIAMAQQERLQSLALSSADYQKYVDAKQEARKQLQYGDNTLVDKIAINNNTHYSDELLKNRLNIETGQVLSTKQLEQSVQDLYALDRFELVKYRYAQEDGENTVIFDVNEKSWGPNYMNFRFFLEDDFNTDSQYSIGVSTNFTDLNQNGAELRTNLEVGTDKLIEAEFYRPFLFNQKLFTTLGAEYSRQKRNAPIDGFESTSLESTKDFLPVSYNEWAVEWALGYQETLWREFKVGVRYTEGDALFSTLPSLGDVSFTRQGVFANYRIDTLDNYSLPTRGVYLDLRYLVSKDRTEGEPNSVFSGEDSDVSYEFGAKFSAAKSISRHTLVASLEGGFVESQNSSLPTDPEDIGGFLQLSGIPRNSLIGKNKVFGSLVYRYRWFDNDFGVFTSPLYLGASLEYGGVWSDPDVGLSDAPLYTAGSIFAGIDSPIGPIMFAYGRTEDNFDSIYLIVGTSFK
- the acnB gene encoding bifunctional aconitate hydratase 2/2-methylisocitrate dehydratase; the protein is MLEAYRKHVAERAAEGVVPKPLDAEQVAGLVELLKNPPQGEEACILDLLENRIPPGVDEAAYVKAGFLTAVAKGEVASPLVSREKAAQLLGTMQGGYNIAPLVELLDDEALAPISVKALSHTLLMFDAFYDVEEKAKAGNSYAKQVLQSWADAEWFTAKEKVAEKITVKVFKVTGETNTDDLSPAPDAWSRPDIPVHAKAMLKMEREGINPDEPGSVGPITQIEELQKEGIPLAYVGDVVGTGSSRKSATNSVLWFMGEDIPYVPNKRTGGICLGGKIAPIFYNTMEDSGALPIELDVQNMNMGDVIDIYPYEGVVRKNNEEISKFELSKVLLDEVRAGGRIPLIIGRGLTSRARASLGLEETDLFAKPIDPSASTKGYTLAQKMVGKACGVEGVRAGQYCEPKMTTVGSQDTTGPMTRDELKDLACLGFSADLVMQSFCHTSAYPKPVDVNTHHTLPDFIMNRGGVSLRPGDGVIHSWLNRMLLPDTVGTGGDSHTRFPLGISFPAGSGLVAFAAATGVMPLDMPESILVRFKGDMQPGITLRDLVHAIPYYAIQQGLLTVEKAGKINEFSGRVLEIEGVEHLTVEQAFELSDASAERSAAGCTVKLSQESVEEYLNSNITMLKWMISEGYGDRRTIERRITAMEEWLANPELMEADADAEYAHVIEIDLADIHEPILCAPNDPDDARLLSEVQGTQIDEVFIGSCMTNIGHFRAAGKLLEQFGGQLDTRLWVAPPTKMDKDQLTEEGYYGIYGRAGVRIETPGCSLCMGNQARVADKATVMSTSTRNFPNRLGTGANVYLASAELAAVGAILGKIPSKEEYLEYAKQIDATAADTYRYLNFHKMDQYTKKADEVIFQEPA